The following coding sequences lie in one Primulina huaijiensis isolate GDHJ02 chromosome 2, ASM1229523v2, whole genome shotgun sequence genomic window:
- the LOC140963204 gene encoding ureidoglycolate hydrolase isoform X2, producing the protein MLVNLCTLLFLLYFIASFPLISSQNYEYDSTIKTMEEFSGYPFQEHGFKDSSSALSVDIESLQRQIDELASFSDTPAPSVTRVLYSEKDVLARRYIKNLMGLAGLSVKEDAVGNIFGRWEGSEPEIAAVSTGSHIDAIPFSGKYDGVVGVLGAIEAINALKRIGFKPKRSLEVIMFTSEEPTRFGISCLGSRLLAGSKELAERLETTVDNQDISFSDAARFSGYAHEDVSTVFLNKGHYHAFIELHIEQGPILEEEGTSIGVVTAIASPASIKVDFEGNGGHAGAVLMPMRNDAGLAAAELSLAVEKHVLESGSIDTVGTVGILELHPGAINSIPSKSHLEIDTRDIDEKRRNKVIEKIHQSALNISRNRGVKLSEFKIINQDPPALSEDLIIKATESACKELNLSHKKMISRAYHDSLFMARISPMGMIFIPCYKGYSHKPEEFAAPVDIANGVRVLALTLAKLSLT; encoded by the exons ATGCTCGTCAATCTCTGCACTCTCCTCTTTCTTCTGTACTTCATCGCTTCTTTTCCCCTAATCTCATCTCAGAACTATGAATATGACTCGACGATCAAAACCATGGAAGAGTTTTCTGGGTACCCTTTTCAGGAGCACGGTTTCAAAGATTCGTCATCCGCACTTTCAGTGGACATAGAAAGTTTGCAGAGACAG ATCGATGAGCTAGCAAGTTTCTCGGATACGCCTGCACCTTCGGTCACTAGAGTCCTTTACAGCGAGAAGGATGTGCTAGCAAGGAG GTACattaaaaacttaatgggcctTGCTGGTCTATCTGTCAAAGAGGATGCCGTTGGAAACATTTTTGGTCGCTG GGAGGGCTCTGAGCCTGAGATTGCTGCTGTGTCTACTGGTTCTCACATAGATGCAATACCATTTTCAGGGAAATATGATGGAGTTGTTGGTGTTTTGGGTGCCATAGAAGCAATTAATGCACTGAAACG GATAGGTTTTAAGCCAAAGAGGTCCCTGGAGGTGATCATGTTCACATCAGAAGAGCCTACAAGGTTCGGAATCAGCTGCTTGGGAAG CCGGTTATTAGCGGGAAGTAAAGAACTGGCAGAACGTCTCGAGACGACAGTCGATAATCAAGACATATCCTTTTCTGATGCTGCAAGATTTTCTGGATATGCACACGAGGATGTTTCCACTGTGTTCCTGAATAAAGGGCACTATCATGCTTTCATTGAATTGCACATAGAGCAAGGTCCCATTCTGGAAGAGGAAG gTACATCCATTGGTGTTGTGACTGCAATTGCATCACCGGCAAGCATTAAAGTGGATTTCGAAGGCAATGGAGGCCATGCTGGAGCTGTTCTTATGCCGATGAG AAATGACGCAGGACTGGCAGCTGCAGAGTTGTCCCTTGCTGTGGAGAAACATGTTCTAGAATCAGGATCCATCGACACTGTTGGAACAGTTG GTATTCTGGAGTTGCACCCTGGAGCAATAAACAGCATTCCGAGCAAATCACATCTTGAGATTG ATACTAGAGACATTGATGAGAAGCGGAGAAACAAGGTGATAGAAAAAATCCATCAATCGGCTCTTAACATATCTAGAAACCGTGGTGTGAAACTATCTGAGttcaaaattataaatcaagATCCACCTGCGTTGTCTGAGGACTTGATCATTAAAGCTACTGAATCAGCTTGCAAGGAATTAAATCTATCGCACAAGAAGATGATCAGCCGAGCTTATCATGATTCCCTATTCATGGCAAG AATATCTCCGATGGGCATGATCTTCATTCCATGTTATAAAG GATACAGCCATAAACCGGAAGAATTTGCAGCTCCTGTCGATATCGCAAATGGTGTTAGAGTGTTGGCACTAACACTTGCCAAGTTGTCCCTCAcctga
- the LOC140963186 gene encoding uncharacterized protein — MEGAWAELNDYMVEFLSKPAIMETFVDIIVCVVPIWAAVMIGLLIGWSWRPRWTGLVFLGFRSKFRFLWTVPLGLGARRFWFAFTALSAFSVCRGLWFSFRGRSRKIPAQEPASSALEASVATQVEAGDDVAGDGIGIVNGAPDQELSSVTEKDLEHLLHLLDGKDGEMAWQSMMERSTSNLTYQAWRHEPEVGPIVYRSKTIFEDATPELVRDFFWDDEFRPKWDPMLVYVKILEECHDTGMMIVHWIKKFPFFCSDREYIIGRRIWESGKSNYCVTKGVPYPAFPKRDKPRRVDFYFSSWVIKPVESRKPDGLLSACEVTLIHYEDMGIPKDVAKLGVRHGMWGTVKKLHAGFRAYQNARKFDTSLTRCALMARITTKISCDEGTDPVAQASDEEGKNEVVKMETPKDSGGIDWKWVAIGGTVALICGLKTGLIGRALLVGAGHRIARRQGGNRR, encoded by the exons ATGGAGGGGGCATGGGCTGAATTGAACGATTATATGGTGGAGTTCCTCAGCAAGCCAGCGATTATGGAAACATTCGTCGACATAATAGTTTGTGTAGTTCCGATTTGGGCGGCGGTGATGATTGGGCTTCTGATCGGTTGGTCATGGCGGCCGAGATGGACAGGGTTGGTTTTCCTGGGTTTCCGGTCCAAGTTCCGGTTTTTATGGACGGTTCCCTTGGGTCTTGGTGCGCGGCGGTTCTGGTTTGCCTTTACGGCTCTGTCGGCCTTTTCCGTGTGCCGTGGGCTTTGGTTCAGCTTCCGAGGGAGGAGCCGCAAGATACCAGCTCAGGAACCTGCATCTTCGGCTTTGGAGGCGTCGGTGGCGACTCAGGTGGAGGCTGGGGATGATGTAGCCGGTGATGGCATCGG GATTGTCAACGGGGCTCCAGATCAGGAATTAAGTAGTGTCACCGAAAAAGATTTGGAACACCTTTTGCATCTTCTGGACGGAAAGGATGGAGAAATGGCGTGGCAAAGCATGATGGAGCGCTCGACATCAAACTTAACATACCAAGCTTGGCGCCATGAGCCTGAG GTGGGTCCAATAGTGTATCGCAGCAAAACAATTTTTGAGGATGCAACTCCTGAGCTGGTCAGGGATTTTTTCTGGGATGATGAATTTCGGCCAAAATGGGATCCTATGCTTGtgtatgtcaaaatattggAAGAATGCCATGATACGGGGATGATGATCGTCCACTGGATTAAAAAG TTCCCTTTCTTCTGCAGTGATCGAGAGTATATCATTGGTCGAAGGATATGGGAATCGGGAAAAAGTAATTATTGTGTTACAAAG GGGGTGCCATATCCAGCTTTTCCAAAACGTGACAAGCCCAGGCGTGTAGATTTTTATTTCTCAAGCTGGGTTATCAAGCCAG TTGAATCACGTAAACCAGATGGGCTGTTATCTGCATGCGAGGTCACACTTATTCACTACGAGGACATGGGAATCCCTAAGGATGTTGCCAAATTAGGGGTTCGTCATGGAATGTGGGGAACGGTCAAGAAACTACATGCAGGCTTCAGAGCCTATCAAAATGCTAGAAAATTTGACACATCATTAACCAGATGTGCTTTGATGGCAAGAATCACAACCAAAATTTCATGCGATGAAGGGACTGATCCTGTGGCTCAAGCATCGGATGAAGAAGGAAAGAACGAGGTTGTGAAAATGGAAACACCAAAAGATTCTGGTGGAATAGATTGGAAATGGGTGGCTATTGGTGGAACTGTTGCTCTCATTTGTGGACTTAAAACAGGATTGATCGGAAGAGCCTTACTGGTCGGAGCAGGGCATAGAATTGCTCGGAGACAAGGAGGGAATCGAAGGTAA
- the LOC140963195 gene encoding protein WVD2-like 3 — protein MELEVRDIHMNKEGEGVIIYSSGVSDDPTHGTSSLQEALSSDSEGKDFETKECDKEKAIDISKICENMKHQQDFPIFNTETFMSKEHATFEDQKVTNDDKKMGVCGKKATKSAAGNRKTKRTVPQPFALETERRAFCGTRPFGSEFEDDTAGDKPIVAQMESRKPLQPDNKKHPDEDDFSVTSSIGASSRKFKKTTIASAPVFKSSERAERRKQFYLKLEEKTLALEAERTQDEARKKEETEAAIKQLRKSLMFKASPMPSFYHEEPPPQVELKKLPPTRAKSPKLGRRKLEITVQNGTTTCKIIETIQGEEVMDETFTSKIVDIAVHS, from the exons ATGGAGCTGGAAGTTCGTGACATTCACATGAACAAGGAAGGGGAAGGTGTCATAATATACTCAAGTGGTGTCTCCGATGACCCAACACATGGAACTTCCAGTCTGCAAGAAGCATTGAGCAGTGATTCTGAAGGGAAGGACTTTGAAACAAAAGAATGTGACAAAGAAAAGGCCATAGATATTTCAAAGATTTGTGAAAACATGAAACATCAACAAGATTTTCCAATCTTTAACACTGAAACTTTCATGTCAAAGGAGCATGCAACATTTGAAGATCAAAAGGTAACGAATGATGACAAGAAGATGGGAGTTTGTGGCAAAAAGGCCACCAAATCTGCTGCTGGAAACCGTAAAACTAAACGTACAGTTCCACAGCCCTTTGCTCTTGAAACTGAAAGGCGTGCTTTCTGTGGAACTCGTCCGTTTGGTTCCGAGTTTGAGGATGATACTGCTGGAGATAAACCT ATTGTCGCACAGATGGAATCAAGGAAGCCATTGCAACCTGATAACAAGAAGCATCCTGATGAAGATGATTTTTCAGTCACGTCATC AATTGGTGCATCATCAAGAAAGTTCAAAAAGACGACTATCGCATCAGCACCGGTGTTTAAGAGCAGTGAACGAGCTGAGAGAAGGAAGCAG TTCTACTTGAAATTGGAGGAGAAAACTCTAGCATTGGAGGCTGAGAGAACTCAAGATGAGGCAAGAAAGAAG GAAGAGACTGAAGCCGCAATCAAGCAACTGCGAAAGAGTTTGATGTTTAAGGCAAGTCCGATGCCAAGCTTTTACCATGAGGAACCTCCACCACAGGTCGAACTGAAAAAG CTGCCTCCAACTCGTGCAAAATCGCCAAAGTTGGGTAGAAGGAAACTCGAGATCACTGTACAGAATGGCACTACCACCTGCAAGATTATAGAAACGATCCAAGGAGAGGAGGTGATGGATGAGACTTTTACATCGAAGATTGTTGACATTGCTGTTCATTCTTGA
- the LOC140963204 gene encoding ureidoglycolate hydrolase isoform X1 yields MLVNLCTLLFLLYFIASFPLISSQNYEYDSTIKTMEEFSGYPFQEHGFKDSSSALSVDIESLQRQIDELASFSDTPAPSVTRVLYSEKDVLARRYIKNLMGLAGLSVKEDAVGNIFGRWEGSEPEIAAVSTGSHIDAIPFSGKYDGVVGVLGAIEAINALKRYAGFKPKRSLEVIMFTSEEPTRFGISCLGSRLLAGSKELAERLETTVDNQDISFSDAARFSGYAHEDVSTVFLNKGHYHAFIELHIEQGPILEEEGTSIGVVTAIASPASIKVDFEGNGGHAGAVLMPMRNDAGLAAAELSLAVEKHVLESGSIDTVGTVGILELHPGAINSIPSKSHLEIDTRDIDEKRRNKVIEKIHQSALNISRNRGVKLSEFKIINQDPPALSEDLIIKATESACKELNLSHKKMISRAYHDSLFMARISPMGMIFIPCYKGYSHKPEEFAAPVDIANGVRVLALTLAKLSLT; encoded by the exons ATGCTCGTCAATCTCTGCACTCTCCTCTTTCTTCTGTACTTCATCGCTTCTTTTCCCCTAATCTCATCTCAGAACTATGAATATGACTCGACGATCAAAACCATGGAAGAGTTTTCTGGGTACCCTTTTCAGGAGCACGGTTTCAAAGATTCGTCATCCGCACTTTCAGTGGACATAGAAAGTTTGCAGAGACAG ATCGATGAGCTAGCAAGTTTCTCGGATACGCCTGCACCTTCGGTCACTAGAGTCCTTTACAGCGAGAAGGATGTGCTAGCAAGGAG GTACattaaaaacttaatgggcctTGCTGGTCTATCTGTCAAAGAGGATGCCGTTGGAAACATTTTTGGTCGCTG GGAGGGCTCTGAGCCTGAGATTGCTGCTGTGTCTACTGGTTCTCACATAGATGCAATACCATTTTCAGGGAAATATGATGGAGTTGTTGGTGTTTTGGGTGCCATAGAAGCAATTAATGCACTGAAACGGTATGCAG GTTTTAAGCCAAAGAGGTCCCTGGAGGTGATCATGTTCACATCAGAAGAGCCTACAAGGTTCGGAATCAGCTGCTTGGGAAG CCGGTTATTAGCGGGAAGTAAAGAACTGGCAGAACGTCTCGAGACGACAGTCGATAATCAAGACATATCCTTTTCTGATGCTGCAAGATTTTCTGGATATGCACACGAGGATGTTTCCACTGTGTTCCTGAATAAAGGGCACTATCATGCTTTCATTGAATTGCACATAGAGCAAGGTCCCATTCTGGAAGAGGAAG gTACATCCATTGGTGTTGTGACTGCAATTGCATCACCGGCAAGCATTAAAGTGGATTTCGAAGGCAATGGAGGCCATGCTGGAGCTGTTCTTATGCCGATGAG AAATGACGCAGGACTGGCAGCTGCAGAGTTGTCCCTTGCTGTGGAGAAACATGTTCTAGAATCAGGATCCATCGACACTGTTGGAACAGTTG GTATTCTGGAGTTGCACCCTGGAGCAATAAACAGCATTCCGAGCAAATCACATCTTGAGATTG ATACTAGAGACATTGATGAGAAGCGGAGAAACAAGGTGATAGAAAAAATCCATCAATCGGCTCTTAACATATCTAGAAACCGTGGTGTGAAACTATCTGAGttcaaaattataaatcaagATCCACCTGCGTTGTCTGAGGACTTGATCATTAAAGCTACTGAATCAGCTTGCAAGGAATTAAATCTATCGCACAAGAAGATGATCAGCCGAGCTTATCATGATTCCCTATTCATGGCAAG AATATCTCCGATGGGCATGATCTTCATTCCATGTTATAAAG GATACAGCCATAAACCGGAAGAATTTGCAGCTCCTGTCGATATCGCAAATGGTGTTAGAGTGTTGGCACTAACACTTGCCAAGTTGTCCCTCAcctga